From Cannabis sativa cultivar Pink pepper isolate KNU-18-1 chromosome 8, ASM2916894v1, whole genome shotgun sequence, a single genomic window includes:
- the LOC115699510 gene encoding inorganic pyrophosphatase TTM2 translates to MGKDISAGDSNERKPGLLKDQIQLVKRKDSTRYEIVPIKDSLSFEKGFFIVIRACQLLAQHNEGIILIGLAGPSGAGKTVFTEKILNFMPSIAVISMDNYNDASRIVDGNFDDPRLTDYDTLLQNVSDLKEGKEIQVPVYDFKSSSRIGYRTVEVPSSRIVIIEGIYALSERLRPLLDLRVSVTGGVHFDLVKRVIRDIQRAGQEPQEIIHQISETVYPMYKAFIEPDLQTAHIKITNKFNPFTGFQSPTYILKSAKKVTVDQIKTTLSEDYIESTEQTYDIYLLPPGEDPESCQSYLRMRNKDGKYSLMFEEWVTDNPFVISPRITFEVSVRLLGGLMALGYTIATILKRNTHVFSSDKVCVKLDWLEQLDREYVQVQGKDRLIVRGVAEQLGLEGTYTPRTYIEQIQLEKLVNEVMALPEDLKTKLSLDEDLVSSPKEALFRASADRVAMRNKHLKSGMSQSYTAQGDKNISKLTGYAAKGQGYGERNSVPNSTLANQLSDQISSLNDRMDEFTNHIEELNSKLSQKKNSSSQQNIALQAEACNGSAPTSYFMSRVGNGSMNGSLMPNSLSSSQLAKDSPILEEISSIARGQRQIIHQLDSISNLLRENTGEKTRQIRTKRKNITCDTESFTVPLVFTALAVAGTGVLLFKGFFSRN, encoded by the exons ATGGGTAAAGATATCTCTGCTGGTGATTCAAATGAAAGAAAGCCCGGCTTGTTAAAAGATCAAATCCAGTTGGTGAAGAGAAAGGATTCAACTCGTTATGAAATTGTTCCCATTAAAGATTCTCTATCCTTTGAAAAGGGTTTTTTTATTGTCATCCGTGCTTGTCAATTATTGGCTCAACACAATGAGGGCATAATATTAATAGGGCTGGCAGGTCCTTCGGGAGCTGGGAAAACTGTATTCACAGAGAAGATACTCAACTTTATGCCCAGCATTGCAGTCATTTCAATGGACAACTACAATGATGCCAGTCGAATTGTTGATGGAAATTTTGATG ATCCGCGGTTGACAGACTATGACACGTTGCTTCAGAATGTCAGCGATCTGAAGGAAGGAAAAGAAATCCAGGTCCCAGTATATGATTTCAAGTCTAGCTCCCGTATAGGATACAG GACAGTTGAAGTCCCTAGCTCTCGTATTGTTATCATTGAGGGAATCTATGCTTTGAGTGAAAGGTTGAGACCTTTACTGGATCTTCGAGTATCAGTCACAGGTGGGGTTCACTTTGACCTTGTCAAAAGAGTAATACGGGATATACAACGAGCTGGGCAAGAACCTCAAGAAATTATTCATCAGATATCTGAGACA GTATATCCAATGTACAAGGCCTTCATTGAGCCAGATCTCCAAACAGCTCATATAAAGATTACAAATAAGTTTAATCCTTTTACTGGATTTCAGAGTCCCACTTATATATTGAAG TCAGCAAAGAAGGTGACGGTGGATCAAATAAAGACTACTCTTTCTGAAGATTATATCGAATCAACAGAGCAGACATATGATATATACCTTTTACCACCTGGGGAAGACCCGGAATCTTGCCAATCATATTTAAGGATGCGTAATAAAGATGGAAAGTATAGCCTCATGTTTGAG GAATGGGTGACAGACAATCCTTTCGTGATATCACCAAGAATAACTTTTGAGGTCAGTGTTCGTCTTCTTGGTGGACTTATGGCCTTGGGTTACACAATTGCAACTATTCTCAAGAGAAATACCCATGTATTTTCTAGTGATAAAGTGTGTGTAAAACTAGATTGGCTGGAACAACTAGATCGGGAATATGTTCAG GTGCAAGGAAAAGATAGGTTGATTGTTAGAGGTGTTGCTGAGCAGCTTGGTTTGGAGGGTACATACACTCCTCGGACATATATTGAACAGATTCAATTGGAAAAGCTTGTGAATGAGGTCATG GCATTGCCAGAGGATTTAAAGACAAAGCTTAGCCTAGATGAGGATCTGGTTTCTAGCCCCAAAGAAGCACTTTTTAGAGCTTCTGCAGACAGGGTTGCCATGAGAAATAAGCATCTGAAGAG TGGCATGTCACAGTCATATACAGCACAAGGGGACAAGAACATTTCTAAGCTTACTGGATATGCTGCTAAGGGTCAAGGATATGGAGAGAGAAATTCAGTACCAAATTCAACACTAGCAAATCAA CTTTCAGACCAAATATCTTCACTGAACGATAGAATGGATGAGTTTACGAATCACATTGAAGAGCTGAATTCCAAGTTAAGTCAGAAGAAAAATTCTTCTAGCCAACAAAACATAGCTCTCCAGGCTGAAGCATGCAATGGATCTGCTCCTACTTCCTACTTCATGTCTAGAGTGGGCAATGGTTCAATGAATGGATCTTTAATGCCGAATTCGTTATCTTCGTCTCAGTTGGCTAAAGACTCCCCTATACTGGAAGAG ATATCAAGTATAGCAAGAGGACAGAGACAAATAATTCACCAGTTAGACAGTATCAGCAATCTTCTCCGCGAGAACACTGGAGAGAAGACTCGCCAAATCCGAACTAAAAGGAAAAACATAACTTGTGATACCGAAAGCTTCACAGTTCCTCTTGTTTTCACCGCACTGGCAGTTGCTGGAACAGGAGTCCTATTATTCAAAGgattcttttcccgaaattag